CTGTGTATAGGATCGAGGCTCTTAGCCAGGCCTCCCCCAGGCCAACTTCAGTGCTACTCGCAGAAGGAAGTACGTGTCCAGGGAAGCTTAGCACCAGGCAGCTGAGCTGAAAATTTACAACAGAGGCGGGAAGCAGCAAAATTAACACCACAGAAAATCAACTCTGTGGTTTGGCACAAACACTGCTACTTCCTCCACTCCACAGAGGTAAAGTATGCAGGCTTGCTCaggggctcagtcgtgtctgactctttgtgaccccatggactgtagcctgccaggttcctctgtccatgggattctccaggcaggaatactagagtaagGTGCTACTTATTCCAACAGAGTgtagtgaaatttgctcagtcatgtctgactttttgtgaccccatagattatacagtccaaggaattctccaggccagaatactggagtgggtagcctttcccttctccaggggatcttcccaacccagggatcaaacccaggtctcccacattgcaggcagattctttaccagccagccacaagggaagcccaaaagatgtAAAGCATAAATCCCCAAATATGATGAGAGAAAATGTAATAAACAGACCATGTGTTTCGCTGACACCAAACGTGACCGCTCAGTTGCTaacaaggaagaaggaagagctaGGACAGAACAGTAGACAGGACTGAACACGAACCACTCTGAGCTGAGCCCACCAAGCTGTATGTGTTTGGACTGGAAGAGCCTCATGAATTCAAGAGCACTGGATTTTTAGAGCCCACCGTAAACatacattcagtcagttcagttcagtcactcagtcatgtctgactgtgacccatggactgcagcacgtcaggcctccctgtccatcaccaactcctggagttgactcaaactcacgtccattgagtcagtgataccatcaaaccacctcatcctctgtcatccccttctcctccttccttcaatctttcccccatcagggtcttttcaaatgagtcagctctttgcatcaggtggccaaaggattggagtttcagcttcagcatcagtccttccaatgaacattcaggacttatttcctttaagatggactggttagatctcttgcagtccaagggactctcaagaatcttctccaacaccacagttcaaaaacatcaattcttcagcgctcagctttctttatggtccaactctcacaaccacacacaactactggaaaaaccatagaccagacagacctgtgttggcaaagtaacgtctctgcttttcaatatgctttctaggttggtcataacttttcttgtaagaaataagcgtctttttatttaatggctgcagtcaccatctgcagtgattttggagctccctaaaaaatcaagtctgccactgtttccactgtttctccatctatttgccatgaagtgatgggaccagatgccatgatctttgttttctgaatgttgagcttaagccaaccttttcactctcctctttatctttcatcaagaggctccttagttcttcttcactttctgccatacgggtgatgtcatctgcatatctgaggttattgatatttctcccagcaatcttgattccagcttgtgcttagccagcccagtatttctcatgatgtactctgcatgtaagttaaataagcatggtaacaatatagagccttgatgcatttttttcccctatttggaaccagtctgttgttccatgtctagtcctaactgttgcttcctgacctgtacacagatttctcaagagacaggtcaggtggtgtggtattcccatctctttcagaattttccacagtttattgtgatccacacagtcaaaggctttggcatagtcagtaaagaagaaatagatgcttctctggaactctcttgcttttttgatgatccatcagatgttggcaatttgatctctggctcctctgccatttctaaaaccagcgtgaactctggtagttcacagttcatgtactgttgaagcctggcttggagaattttgagcattattttgctagcgtgtgagatgagtgcagttgtgtggtagtttgagtattctttggcattgcctttcttagggattggaatgaaaactaacattttcccgtcctgtggccactgctgagttttccaaattggcagTTTTTAAATGAACTGAATGAAGGGCAGCTCCATCTCCAGGTAGGAAGAAACGGCCGACAGTCTGGTCTGGAAATGAACTATTACCAGGCAGACCCCGGACCTCTCCCACCAAACAGTGAAAGACACAGAGCTTCTGGGGGAACACTGGGGACTAAagctcatttttccttttttcaaattattacatctttctcctacattggcaggccaAGTCTTTACTagtagtgccacttgggaagccccttatatctTTCTCAAGTAAAGAGAACAGCAGTGTATTTTCACATAAGCAAGAGCTTGGAAAACACTCTATTCATGATTCCCTCTTGGAGAAACACTTAAAGAAACAAGACAAATGATGGGactcccctggaggtccagtggtttaggATCCGCCTTCCACTGCATGgggtgtgagttcagtccctggtcaggaggccaagatcccacacgcccctcagccagaaaaaccaaaacacagaaaagaagcAATGtggcaacaaattcaataaagactttaaaaatggtccagatgaaaaaaatcttaagaccataaaccaggaagaaagaagacaaatGGCCAAGGATGAAACATACAGGAGAACATGGGGAATTGGGCAGGTGTAGGTGagaataaaagacgcttactccttggaaggaaagttatgaccaacctagatagtatattgaaaagcagagatattactttgccaacaaaggtccgtctagtcaaggctatggtttttccagtggtcatctatggatgtgacagttggactgtgaagaaaagtaaagtaaagtaaaaagtcactcagttgtgtccgactctttgcaaccccatggactatagcctatcaggctcctctgtccatgggattctccaggtaaggatactggagtgggttgccatttccttccaggggagaagttactgctgctgctaagtcacttcagtcgtgtccgactctgtgcgaccccatagacggcagcccaccaggctcccccgtccctgggattctccaggcaagaacactggagtgggttgccatttccttctccaacgaatgaaagtgaaaagtgaacatgaagtcgctcagtcatgtctgattcttagcgaccccatggactgcagcctactaggctcctccatccatgggattttccaggcaagagtactggagtgggatgccactgctgtgaagaaagctgagcgccaaagaattgatgcttttgatctgtggtgttggagaagacccttgagagtcccttggactgcaaggagatccaaccagtccatcctaaaggagatcagtcctgggtgtccattggcaggactgatgctgaagctgaaactccaatactttggccacctcatgtgaggagttgactcattggaaaagaccctgatgcctggagggattgggggcaggaggagaaggggacaacagagaatgagagggctggatggcatcaccgactcaacggacatgagtttgagtgaactccgagagttggtgatggacagggaggcctggcgtgctgtgattcatggggcagcaaaaagttggatacgactgagtgactgaactgaactgaggtgagaagaaaaggaagaaaattctaaatGGCCAGAGAGATGGGTTCTGTTGGTACACACAGTCTGATCCTTCCCAGGCAGTGACCCTGGTGAGGTTCTGATACTTCATTAATATCAGATGTATTGAAATGCTAAGCTTTTGGATTGTTGTTGCTGATCAGTCACTAAGTgaagtccaattctttgtgaccctatggactgcagcatgccaggttcctctgtcctccactatctcccagagtttgttcaaattcataccCACTGAGTCtatgatgctatctaagcatctcaccctctgccacccgcttctctttttgccatcagtctttcccaacattagagtcttgtctaatgagccagctcttcgcatcaggtggccacagtattggagcttcagctttagcatcagtccttccaatgaatgttcaggcttgatgtccttgctgtccaagggactctcaagagtcttctccaacaccatagatcaaaagcaccaattctttggtgctcagccttctttatagtccaactctcacatacgtacatgactactgggaaaacgacagctttgactagacaaacctctgttggcaaagtaatgtctctgcttcttaatatgctgtctaggttggtcatagcctttcttctaaggagcaagcatcttttaatttcatggcggcagtcatgAAATCACAGCCATCTGTAGTTTTTTTggaggcccaaaaaataaagtctgacactgttcccattgtttccccatctatttcccatgaaatgatgggaccagatgccatgatcttagttttttgaatgctgagtttcatgtcagatttttcactctcctctttccttcatcaagaggctctttagtttctcttcactttctgccataagggtggtatcatctgcatagctgagtttgttgatatttctcctagccatcttgattccagcttgtacttcatcccacctggcattttgcatgatgtactctgcatataagctaaataagcagggtgacaatatacagccttgatactcctttccaatttggaaccagtccactgttacATATCTAGTTCTAATCggtgcttcttgacccacattcaggtttctcaggagacaggtagtgtggtctgctattcccatgtctttaaacATTTTGCATGTATTGggtttaataaaatgtaattaaatacaCTCTACCTGTCTTTTTTCACTTTGAATGTGGCTATTATAACAGCTGGGCTTCCCCTGCGGCTCAGCAGTGAAGGAATTACCTGCCAGCAAGAACTGCAGCAGgcacagatttgacccctgggtcaggagaagccctggaggagggcacagaggCCCACTCctgactcttgcctggagaagctcatggacagaagagtcggGCAGCTTACAGCCAATTAGGTCACAGAACTCAGACACACTTGAggcaactcagcacacatgcatgcatattatAATAGGCACAATTTCATTTTAGGCCCCCAGCCAAGGCCCTTCACACTTCCCTACAGATGTCTGCCTACTCAGCTCTGTCCCAAAGGGCCAGGTATGTCCGTCCTCCCCATATTTCCCAAAAGGGATAGCTGCCTTAATACTTGAATTCCTGAGGGCATCACCCAGTGAGCACCTGCCATTTCCAAATAGCCCATCGCCTTTGGCTGTCGGTCCCTGTGATGGATAGTTTCAAGTGTCAACTGACCAGGCCACGTTGCCCAGTTATTTGGGTAAACATGTCTGGATGTCATGACACAGTTGCTTCTTATATgagatcaatactgaaatcagtgGACTCGGAGTAAAACAGATTGCCTTACAAAATGTTGTGGGCTACACCCAAGAGTTGAAGACCTTGAGAACAGACTGAGGCCCCCCCAAGGAGAAGAGATTCTACCAGCTGGTCATCTGTAGCTGCAACACCAATTCTTCCCTGGAAGCTTACCCTGCAGATTTGGGTCTTGCCCGCCTCCAAACTGTGTGAGCTAGCTCCTCAACATCAATCTCTGTATATGTGCACATGTCTTATTGGttctttctctggagaaccttgaCTCACACAGGCTCCCAACATCACTGCATGTGGCTCTCACCATCCAGACCTTCGCACACAGAGGGAAGCACTCACACTCCTGTCCAGGGCACATGGGGACGGCTGGCACCAGCCTGTCTGAAGCTGTTTCTGGAGTAAGCTTTACATATTCAAGGCAGATGTTTACTAAACAATGTCTCCTTTGTccctagggaagccccatgttccCAGTGTGCAAGCTTGGGGCCTGAACATATGCCCCACTGCCACCCATCACTCACTTCATGCAGGGTCTACAGGTGAGCAGGATACTCTGGACTGCAGGCTGCAGTCGAACTATGGCCTCAGGACACCCTGGCAGAGAGTAGCAGGGCGTGGTTAGCCGTGCCTGATGATGTTACAGTCCTGGATACAACTCAAGGCCAGGTTTCTAAACCAGCCCGGACCACTCTCTACAACAAAGGTCTTTCCCAGAGTTTGAAGAGATATGCACTCAAGGCACAGAGGGGGCATGACAATGACTTTATTTGTTAATAGGCAGACCCCTTACCTAGGTCAGGACAAAATCCATGACCAACAAGGATGGAGAGCCGCATGCTGGCTGACACTCAGGGCCTGGAGCGAACCAGGAGCCAGCCCACGCTGCTGACAGTAAATTCAGGGGCAGAAGGAGACTCCAGACTTGGCTCTAGGCCACAGAAATTTCATATGAAAGCCAGCGTTGGCCCTGGAAGGAGTTGGCAATGTGCCAGGTCAGCAACACGGCTCTGGGGCCGAGGTTGGGATGCAGCAAGCAGGGCGGGAGCACGTGGGCCGGCAGAGCAGGGACACACAGGAGGCTGGGCGGCAGCAGCTGGGCTGGCAGGAGGAGGTGGGCACACAGCAGGCGGGGCGGCACACAGGACGGCagaggagggacagggaggaagaAGGTCTGCAACTGACCAAGGAGCAGGGGTTGGGCTGGCAGCACAAGGAGGCTGAGCAGGGGGAGGACTCACAGCACACGGGCCTGCAGTAGACAGGTGTGCAGCAGACAGGTGTACAGCTGACAGGCCTGCAGCAGACGGGCTCACAGCAGGCCTGCTGGCAGGGGGAGGAGGTGCAACAGGCGGACTGGCAGCTAGACTGCTGGCAGCACAAGGCTGGGCAGGAGCTGCTGCAGGCTGGCTGGCAGCAGGGGCTGCACTCGCAGCTCACTGGGGCACAGAGGAGGGTCAGGCGGGGGGCTGGAGCACAGCAGCTGGGGGCACAGCAGGGGGGCTCACAGCAGCTCTCTGGACAGTCGTCCACCTGCCAGGAGGACCCAGGGCAGGAGTCATATGACCCAGGCAGGCAGACCCGGCTGTTGTAGGTCAAGTCACTGGAACAGTCAGACAGGGTGGAGAAAGCCATTGTGGGCTTGTGGGTCTGGAGGAGGGTcaggatgtgagtgtgagtgagtatgtgtgtgagttCCCAGAGCTGCCCAGCTTTATACCTCTCCTCTGTGCTGTGTGTTGTTCTGGCAACAGCTTGATGAAGTCTTTCCttccttgtttttgtttagtaTCATGCTCTGTTTGGCAGCACTGGTCACTGTAAATACTTTTGGCTGGTGAGGCTCCTGAGTGGAGGCAGGGATATCCTGCCCATGTTTGTCTC
The DNA window shown above is from Bos indicus isolate NIAB-ARS_2022 breed Sahiwal x Tharparkar chromosome 1, NIAB-ARS_B.indTharparkar_mat_pri_1.0, whole genome shotgun sequence and carries:
- the LOC109560961 gene encoding keratin-associated protein 10-8-like yields the protein MAFSTLSDCSSDLTYNSRVCLPGSYDSCPGSSWQVDDCPESCCEPPCCAPSCCAPAPRLTLLCAPVSCECSPCCQPACSSSCPALCCQQSSCQSACCTSSPCQQACCEPVCCRPVSCTPVCCTPVYCRPVCCESSPCSASLCCQPNPCSLVSCRPSSSLSLLCRPVCRPACCVPTSSCQPSCCRPASCVSLLCRPTCSRPACCIPTSAPEPCC